CTGCCGCTGTGGCGGCCGGCTTCGTCGATCAGCGCTTCGAGCAGCGGGGCGGTCTCGGTGCCGCTGCGGATCAGCCCCATCTGCCAGTCGCCCATGAGCCCCTCGCGCACGCAGTTCGCCAGGAAGGCGAGCAGGCCGTCGTAGTAGCCGGCGCTGTTGAGGATGCCGACCGGCTTGTCGTGGTAGCCCAGCTGGCGCCAGGTCCAGATCTCGAACAGTTCCTCGAAGGTGCCGATGCCGCCCGCCATCGCGAGGAAGGCGTCGGCCCGTTCGCCCATCATGGCCTTGCGTTCGTGCATCGTGTCGACGATGTGCAACTCGTCGCACAGCGTGTTGGCGAGCTCCTTGTCGACCAGGGCCTTGGGGATGATGCCGACCACGCGGCCGCCGGCCTGGCGCGTGGCCTCGGCCACGGTGCCCATCAGGCCGGTGCGGCCGCCGCCGTAGACCAGTTGGCCGCGGCGTTCGCCGATCCATCGGCCGACGGCTTCGGCCACGTGGGTAAATTCGGGGCGCTCACCGGGTCGGGAGCCGCAATAGACGCAAATCGAGAAAGCAGGAGTCATGGGGTCAATCATGCCGTGGCTGCGTGACGCATGCCGTTCAGGGGGTGGCGGCCGCGAAGCGTTGCCAGAGCGCGGCCAGCCAGACGGCGCTGCACAGCAGGATCGACAGC
The sequence above is drawn from the Variovorax sp. J2L1-78 genome and encodes:
- a CDS encoding LOG family protein; the protein is MTPAFSICVYCGSRPGERPEFTHVAEAVGRWIGERRGQLVYGGGRTGLMGTVAEATRQAGGRVVGIIPKALVDKELANTLCDELHIVDTMHERKAMMGERADAFLAMAGGIGTFEELFEIWTWRQLGYHDKPVGILNSAGYYDGLLAFLANCVREGLMGDWQMGLIRSGTETAPLLEALIDEAGRHSGRDRLAEVL